The proteins below come from a single Vidua chalybeata isolate OUT-0048 chromosome 1, bVidCha1 merged haplotype, whole genome shotgun sequence genomic window:
- the MC2R gene encoding adrenocorticotropic hormone receptor: MTRRMSIERPSNLIKHLGQTSIPSLENISDFSLNITDCTQVVVPEEVFFTVAAAGILENLLILIAVVRNKNLHLPMYFFICSLAISDMLGSLYKTLENIFIILCKVGYLTRHGDFEKKLDDAMDSMFILSLLGSIFSLLAIAADRYITIFYALRYHNIMTLRRALVILAIIWAFCAGSSIAIALFSYEAATVIPFTILFPLMMFFILCLYVHMFLLARSHAKKIASLPSSTVHHRTNTKGAITLTIFLGVFLCCWAPFVLHILLARFCPHNPYCACYMSIFHVNGTLIMCNAIINPMIFAFRSPELRSTFKKMFYCSRSNCSW, encoded by the coding sequence ATGACCAGAAGAATGAGCATTGAGAGACCTTCCAACTTAATCAAACATCTGGGGCAGACAAGCATTCCATCCCTTGAAAACATAAgtgatttttcattaaatatcaCTGACTGCACCCAGGTTGTGGTGCCGGAGGAAgttttttttactgttgctgctgctgggatacTGGAAAATCTACTTATCCTCATTGCTGTTGTTAGAAATAAGAATTTACACTTGCCCATGTACTTCTTCATTTGCAGTTTAGCCATTTCAGACATGTTAGGTAGCTTGTACAAAACTCTGGAGAACATCTTTATCATCTTGTGCAAAGTGGGATACCTGACACGTCACGGAGACTTCGAGAAAAAACTGGATGATGCCATGGATTCCATGTTCATTCTGTCTCTGCTGGGGTCTATTTTCAGCTTGCTAGCTATTGCAGCAGACAGATACATCACTATCTTCTACGCCTTGCGGTACCACAATATCATGACACTGAGGAGGGCCTTGGTTATCCTGGCAATCATCTGGGCgttctgtgctggcagcagcattgCCATTGCCCTCTTCTCCTATGAAGCGGCAACAGTCATTCCCTTCACCATCCTGTTCCCTTTAATGATGTTTTTCATTCTCTGCCTCTACGTCCACATGTTCCTCCTGGCTCGATCTCACGCCAAAAAGATCGCCtcactgcccagcagcaccGTCCATCACAGAACTAACACGAAAGGCGCGATCACGTTGACTATTTTTCTTGgagttttcctttgctgttgGGCCCCCTTTGTTCTTCACATCCTCTTAGCAAGGTTTTGCCCACACAATCCTTACTGTGCCTGCTACATGTCCATTTTCCATGTGAATGGGACACTCATCATGTGCAATGCCATCATCAACCCTATGATTTTTGCATTCCGAAGCCCAGAATTGCGGAGTACATTTAAGAAGATGTTCTACTGTTCCAGGTCAAACTGCAGCTGGTGA